One Eleginops maclovinus isolate JMC-PN-2008 ecotype Puerto Natales chromosome 22, JC_Emac_rtc_rv5, whole genome shotgun sequence DNA segment encodes these proteins:
- the LOC134858859 gene encoding solute carrier family 22 member 7-like, with the protein MKFENILEDINGFGPFQIIIIVLLCTPRIVLPCHFLLNNFIAALPPHRCDISSLDDGGLFRNLTQQQRLTVSLPVQDDGGPRSCEMFSEPQFQLLANGSKLFEPTTVPCQSGWVYDNSTFSSTLATEWDLVCDRKSLTQTTSSIFFFGVMIGSIAFGFLSDMYGRRNTLLASYIMAGVFGFSSAFANSYVLFAVLRFFTGFGLTGIGINSLVLSIEWVDTDHRSFIGVIGSLSWSVGNMLLAAFAYLVNDWRSLTMTATAPLGFAILTWCWIPESARWLLAHGKVEKAKFYLDKCARFNKRGDLSAKIQLETLSSIEDAGNKDKNYSYLDLVKTPKMRKLTLLTGIVWYGVASTYYGISLNIGALGLNIYLTHFIYAAIEVPAKLMIYCCLNVIGRRKCQVGTLLLTGLCIAINIFLPQDMWQLRSIVAILGKGLSEAAFTTAFLYTTELYPTVVRQNGLGYTSFISRLGISVAPLILLLEDVWTPLPQVIICSVASASGLVALLLPETLKQRLPETIEDVEKPLLVN; encoded by the exons ATGAAGTTTGAGAACATCCTGGAGGACATCAACGGTTTTGGGCCTTTCCAAATCATCATCATCGTGCTGCTGTGCACCCCACGGATCGTCCTGCcctgtcacttcctgttgaaTAACTTCATCGCTGCGCTGCCTCCTCACCGCTGTGACATCAGCTCTCTGGATGACGGAGGACTCTTCAGAAACCTCAcccagcagcagagactgacCGTCAGCCTGCCCGTACAGGATGATGGAGGCCCCAGGTCCTGTGAGATGTTTTCAGAGCCACAGTTTCAGCTGCTGGCGAACGGCTCCAAACTCTTTGAGCCGACAACGGTGCCGTGTCAGAGCGGATGGGTTTACGACAACTCCACCTTCAGCTCCACCCTGGCAACAGAG TGGGATCTGGTGTGTGACAGAAAAAGCCTGACACAAACCACCAgctccatcttcttctttggAGTGATGATCGGCTCCATAGCGTTTGGATTCCTCTCTGACAT GTACGGGAGGAGAAACACTCTTCTGGCCTCGTACATCATGGCCGGCGTGTTCGGCTTCTCCAGCGCGTTTGCAAACTCATACGTTCTGTTTGCAGTGCTCCGATTCTTCACCGGGTTCGGACTGACCGGGATCGGCATAAACTCGTTAGTTCTCA GCATTGAGTGGGTGGACACGGATCACCGTTCGTTCATCGGGGTGATCGGCAGTCTGTCCTGGTCAGTGGGGAACATGCTGCTGGCTGCGTTTGCCTACCTGGTGAACGACTGGAGGAGCCTCACCATGACCGCCACTGCCCCACTGGGATTCGCAATCCTGACCTGGTG CTGGATTCCTGAGTCTGCTCGCTGGCTGTTGGCTCACGGTAAAGTGGAGAAGGCCAAGTTTTACCTCGACAAATGTGCCAGGTTCAACAAGAGAGGAGATCTGTCGGCCAAAATACAACTGGAG ACACTGTCCAGCATAGAAGACGCGGGAAATAAGGACAAAAACTACTCATACCTCGACCTCGTCAAGACCCCGAAGATGAGGAAACTAACTCTGCTCACTGGCATTGTGTG GTATGGCGTTGCCTCCACCTATTACGGCATCAGTCTGAACATTGGCGCCTTGGGTTTGAACATATACCTGACACACTTCATCTACGCTGCCATCGAGGTCCCCGCCAAGCTGATGATCTACTGCTGCCTCAACGTCATCGGGCGGAGGAAGTGCCAGGTGGGAACGCTGCTGCTGACGGGACTCTGCATCGCCATAAACATCTTTCTACCTCAAG ATATGTGGCAACTGCGAAGTATTGTCGCCATTCTGGGAAAAGGTCTGTCAGAAGCTGCCTTCACAACAGCCTTCCTCTACACGACGGAGCTTTACCCCACAGTCGTCAG GCAAAATGGTCTGGGCTACACCAGCTTCATCAGTCGTCTGGGGATCTCGGTGGCTCCGCTGATCTTGCTGCTGGAGGACGTGTggactcctcttcctcaggtCATCATCTGCTCCGTGGCATCTGCCTCCGGCCTGGTGGCCCTGCTGCTCCCAGAGACCCTGAAGCAGAGGCTGCCGGAGACCATCGAGGACGTTGAGAAACCACTGTTGGTGAATTAA
- the si:ch211-132e22.4 gene encoding uncharacterized protein si:ch211-132e22.4: protein MADGNAGASAVFVLLNVTGSSNSTRAVQAAQVIQWLTLSIGLPAIGLALYTLKNLSKGENKVPMHVMFLLVSDIVSFFGRPSLDQDMVTGAAFSSNPTDFIFYFGIVTNVTLMLFIAQERHLTVAYPRCLVCCGNIRRSPVVTLMTWAAPFAILALAVLNYSLWFAVALLAPFPFLLFFTVDSWRAVMCSRSNPKTPERRRGVWGIGAILASYTLLYVPFILSVLLEALSFGETVKYLGLVSHMLLYLSPLVDPFVYIFMTKGFKEVMLALPCCQNRSWRQNQSPTVETVAESVETRL, encoded by the exons ATGGCTGACGGTAACGCGGGGGCATCGGCTGTCTTCGTCCTCCTCAACGTCACCGGGAGCTCCAACTCCACCCGCGCTGTGCAGGCGGCTCAGGTGATCCAGTGGCTGACGCTGAGCATCGGACTGCCGGCCATCGGACTCGCTCTGTACACCCTGAAGAACCTGTCCAAAG GTGAGAACAAGGTCCCCATGCACGTCATGTTCCTGCTGGTCTCGGACATCGTGAGCTTCTTCGGCCGCCCCAGCCTGGACCAGGACATGGTCACCGGCGCTGCCTTCTCCTCCAACCCCACCGACTTCATCTTCTACTTCGGCATCGTCACCAACGTGACCCTCATGCTGTTCATCGCTCAGGAGCGCCACCTCACGGTGGCCTACCCTCGGTGTCTGGTCTGCTGCGGGAACATCCGGCGCTCTCCCGTGGTTACCTTGATGACGTGGGCAGCTCCCTTCGCCATCTTGGCCCTCGCCGTGCTGAATTACAGCTTGTGGTTCGCCGTGGCTCTGCTCGCTCCgttccccttcctcctcttcttcaccgtGGACTCCTGGAGGGCCGTGATGTGCTCCCGGTCCAACCCTAAAACCCccgagaggaggaggggggtgtgGGGGATTGGAGCCATCCTGGCTAGCTACACCCTCCTGTACGTGCCCTTCATCCTCAGCGTCCTCCTGGAGGCGCTGTCCTTCGGGGAGACGGTGAAGTACCTGGGTCTGGTGTCCCACATGCTGCTCTACCTCAGCCCCCTGGTGGACCCCTTCGTTTACATATTCATGACCAAAGGGTTCAAGGAGGTGATGCTGGCGCTGCCCTGCTGTCAGAACCGCAGCTGGAGACAGAACCAGAGTCCCACCGTGGAGACCGTGGCCGAGAGCGTGGAGACCAGGCTTTGA